One Blattabacterium cuenoti DNA window includes the following coding sequences:
- the tpiA gene encoding triose-phosphate isomerase encodes MMKKKIIVANWKMNYDLHETTFFLRNFLKYIKEKKICHNKEIIIAPSFPFLHISNQISQGTLLKIAAQNIFFKDKGSFTGEISASMLKSIGIDIVIIGHSERRKFFLEDENSLLKKLKIAIKHKIKVIFCIGETYEDRNKNNQYSIIEKQLNNTIFHCSPNEIKLIYIAYEPIWAIGTGVTATIDQITKMHYFIRNIFYEKYGNTISSKISILYGGSINHLNAKNIIYSNNVDGGLIGNSSLNLEQFVKIVQY; translated from the coding sequence ATGATGAAAAAAAAGATTATAGTTGCAAATTGGAAAATGAATTATGATTTACATGAGACTACTTTTTTTTTAAGAAATTTTTTGAAATATATTAAAGAAAAAAAAATATGTCATAATAAAGAAATTATTATCGCACCATCTTTTCCTTTTTTACATATATCTAATCAAATATCTCAAGGGACCTTGTTAAAAATTGCAGCTCAAAATATCTTTTTTAAAGATAAGGGATCATTTACTGGGGAAATATCGGCTTCTATGTTAAAATCTATTGGAATAGATATAGTTATAATTGGACATAGTGAAAGAAGAAAATTTTTTTTGGAAGATGAAAATTCTTTGTTAAAAAAATTAAAAATAGCAATCAAACATAAAATAAAAGTTATTTTTTGTATAGGAGAAACATATGAAGATCGAAATAAGAATAATCAGTATTCAATAATTGAAAAACAATTAAATAATACAATTTTTCACTGTTCTCCAAATGAGATAAAATTAATTTATATAGCTTATGAACCTATATGGGCAATAGGTACAGGAGTGACTGCTACCATTGATCAAATAACAAAAATGCATTATTTTATACGAAATATTTTTTATGAAAAATATGGAAATACTATTTCTAGTAAAATATCCATTTTGTATGGAGGAAGTATTAATCATTTAAATGCGAAAAATATTATTTATAGTAATAATGTTGATGGAGGATTAATAGGAAATTCGTCTCTTAATCTTGAACAATTTGTAAAAATAGTTCAATATTAA
- a CDS encoding nucleotide modification associated domain-containing protein: protein MMNYYCIEFFIKKCKKIFLYKLKDYGLSWKFLKSSSIIDQIFIKIIRVKNISFKGFYFVKKEGILDTYIDITNYLLIALIKLELDVTHMNKISNYDIIYIYEKNIKKALNIINKMNYCNNSNINIFLKKILYLKKSLNKLSNNQIKKIYFKVLIDAIFLVQKIINNS from the coding sequence ATGATGAATTATTATTGTATAGAATTTTTTATTAAAAAATGTAAAAAAATTTTTTTATATAAGTTAAAAGATTATGGTTTATCGTGGAAATTTTTAAAAAGTAGTTCTATTATAGATCAAATTTTTATTAAAATTATTCGTGTAAAAAATATTTCCTTTAAAGGTTTTTATTTTGTTAAAAAAGAAGGAATATTAGATACATATATAGATATTACGAATTATTTATTAATTGCATTAATAAAATTAGAATTAGATGTAACTCATATGAATAAAATATCAAATTATGATATTATATATATTTATGAAAAAAATATAAAAAAAGCATTAAATATTATTAACAAGATGAATTATTGCAATAATTCTAATATAAATATTTTTTTAAAAAAAATTTTATACTTAAAAAAAAGTTTAAATAAATTATCAAATAATCAAATAAAAAAAATTTATTTTAAAGTTTTAATTGATGCTATTTTTTTAGTACAAAAAATAATAAATAATTCCTAA
- the folP gene encoding dihydropteroate synthase produces the protein MTINCAGTLLKFDKPKIMGIVNLTPDSFYDGGFLNSELKILQYVESLIQDGVHIIDVGGCSTRPGSKIITEEEELKRVINPIRMIIKNFPKIIISIDTFRSKVVKESIESGVVIVNDISGGELDKNMYSTVSKFQVPYILNHMKGIPEYMQKNICYHKNIIIEINKYFSKKIFLLKKYGINDIILDPGFGFGKTTKQNFQLLKYINLFGFQDHLISIGISRKSMIKDLLKISNNNLLNATSIIHTIALIKTSINLIRVHDVKEASECIKITEYYKNILKYSL, from the coding sequence ATGACAATAAATTGTGCTGGAACTTTATTAAAATTTGATAAGCCAAAAATTATGGGGATTGTAAATTTAACCCCTGATTCTTTTTATGATGGAGGTTTTCTTAATTCAGAATTAAAAATATTACAATATGTAGAGTCTTTAATCCAAGACGGAGTTCATATTATTGATGTAGGAGGATGTTCTACTAGACCAGGATCAAAAATAATAACAGAAGAAGAAGAACTAAAAAGAGTAATAAATCCAATTCGTATGATTATAAAAAATTTTCCTAAAATTATAATATCTATAGATACATTTAGGAGTAAGGTGGTAAAAGAATCCATAGAATCAGGTGTTGTTATTGTTAATGATATATCGGGAGGAGAATTGGATAAAAATATGTACTCTACAGTAAGTAAATTTCAAGTACCATACATTTTAAATCATATGAAAGGTATTCCAGAATATATGCAAAAAAATATATGTTATCATAAAAATATAATCATAGAAATTAATAAGTATTTTTCTAAAAAAATTTTTTTATTAAAAAAATATGGAATAAATGATATTATTTTAGATCCAGGATTTGGATTTGGAAAAACAACAAAACAAAACTTTCAATTATTAAAATATATCAATTTATTTGGATTTCAAGATCATTTAATATCAATAGGTATCTCTAGAAAATCTATGATAAAAGATTTATTAAAAATTTCTAATAATAATTTATTAAACGCTACCTCAATTATACATACAATAGCATTAATAAAAACTTCAATAAATTTAATTAGAGTTCATGATGTAAAAGAAGCATCAGAATGTATAAAAATTACAGAATATTATAAAAATATTTTAAAATATTCGTTATAA
- a CDS encoding UDP-N-acetylmuramoyl-tripeptide--D-alanyl-D-alanine ligase has protein sequence MKVKYVYKNYYNLSTGIETNSKNVKNGSIFIALKGENFDGNQFVKESINNGALLVIMDNKKYFFSCKKVFLVKNSLTFLQKLATYHRCKNMHIPIIAIVGSNGKTTTKELIKNVLLKKYKKVHYTKYNYNNHIGIPLTVLSMPIDTEISVIEIGASHRKEIENMCCIIKPNYGYITNFGKAHLEGFGSVDGIINGKLELYEFIKKNKKFIFVNGDDPIQLNNSKNIKRFVFSGKKNNESDIILKYNKTNIQPTLSMDNIVIKSSLVGNYNLYNIACSVTIGIYFNISLNNIKNAIEEYIPNNYRSQILVKKNSKIIIDCYNANPTSMIKSLNFFNKNFFGKKMVILGDMLELGSFSKEEHEKIIFFLENSDIKIAYLIGNIFFNSKKINIKKIKIVKFLTTEIFIKWIIKNPIKNIKYIFIKGSRKIALEKTIPYIDP, from the coding sequence ATGAAAGTAAAATATGTATATAAAAATTATTATAATTTATCTACAGGAATAGAAACAAATAGTAAAAATGTAAAAAATGGATCTATTTTTATAGCTTTGAAAGGAGAAAATTTTGATGGAAATCAATTTGTAAAAGAATCCATAAATAATGGAGCATTATTGGTAATCATGGATAATAAAAAATATTTTTTTTCTTGTAAAAAAGTTTTTTTAGTAAAAAATTCATTAACTTTTTTACAAAAATTGGCTACCTATCATAGATGTAAAAATATGCATATCCCTATCATAGCCATTGTAGGAAGCAACGGAAAGACCACTACAAAAGAACTTATAAAAAATGTTTTATTAAAAAAATATAAAAAAGTACATTATACAAAATATAATTACAATAATCATATAGGAATTCCATTAACTGTATTATCTATGCCAATAGATACAGAAATATCTGTTATTGAAATAGGAGCAAGTCATAGAAAAGAAATAGAAAATATGTGTTGTATAATTAAACCTAACTATGGTTACATCACAAATTTTGGAAAAGCTCATCTTGAAGGATTTGGAAGTGTAGACGGAATTATAAATGGAAAATTAGAATTGTATGAATTTATAAAAAAAAATAAAAAATTTATTTTTGTAAATGGCGATGATCCTATTCAATTAAATAATAGTAAAAATATTAAAAGATTTGTTTTTTCTGGTAAAAAAAATAATGAATCAGATATAATATTAAAATATAATAAAACGAATATACAACCAACATTATCTATGGATAATATAGTTATTAAATCATCATTGGTTGGTAATTATAATTTATATAATATAGCATGTTCTGTAACTATAGGTATCTACTTCAATATTTCATTAAATAATATTAAAAATGCAATAGAGGAATATATTCCAAATAACTATCGTTCTCAAATTTTAGTAAAAAAAAATAGTAAAATTATAATTGATTGTTATAATGCTAATCCAACTAGTATGATAAAATCATTAAATTTTTTTAATAAAAATTTTTTTGGTAAAAAAATGGTTATATTAGGAGATATGTTAGAGTTAGGTTCTTTTTCAAAAGAAGAACATGAGAAAATAATTTTTTTTTTAGAAAATAGTGATATAAAAATTGCTTATTTAATAGGAAATATTTTTTTTAATTCTAAAAAAATAAATATAAAAAAAATAAAAATAGTAAAATTTTTAACTACAGAAATATTTATTAAATGGATAATAAAGAATCCTATAAAAAATATAAAATATATTTTCATTAAAGGATCTAGAAAAATTGCGTTGGAAAAAACAATTCCATATATTGATCCATAA
- the pdhA gene encoding pyruvate dehydrogenase (acetyl-transferring) E1 component subunit alpha: MKKITADTYIRWFKNMFFWRKFEDKCRSLYLKKRIRGFLHLYNGQEAIPAGLTHAMDMSKDNIITAYRCHIIPMAMGTDPKKIMAELLGKKTGTSHGIGGSMHIFSKNHRFYGGHGIVGGQIPLGAGISFADKYFKRKSVTLTLMGDGAVRQGALHETFNMAMLWKLPIVFICENNKYAMGTSVKRSSNMDNIYKIGLSYGIPSYQIDGMNPEEIAKSSFFAIERARNGEGATFLEIRTYRYRGHSMSDSESYRSKDEVLFYKKKDPILRIKKIIINNNWKTDEDIKFLENKIKIEIDSCVEFAEKSSSPSVKDMYDFVYDEKKYPFLN; this comes from the coding sequence ATGAAAAAGATAACTGCAGATACTTATATAAGGTGGTTTAAAAATATGTTTTTTTGGAGAAAATTCGAAGATAAATGTCGTTCTTTATATTTAAAAAAAAGAATTAGAGGATTTTTACATTTATATAATGGACAAGAAGCTATTCCTGCTGGATTAACCCATGCCATGGATATGTCAAAAGATAATATAATAACAGCTTATAGATGTCATATAATTCCTATGGCTATGGGAACAGATCCTAAAAAAATAATGGCAGAACTTTTAGGAAAAAAAACTGGAACATCTCATGGGATAGGAGGGTCTATGCATATTTTTAGTAAAAATCATAGATTTTATGGTGGACATGGTATTGTTGGTGGACAAATACCATTAGGAGCAGGTATTTCATTTGCTGATAAATATTTTAAAAGAAAATCTGTTACATTAACATTAATGGGAGATGGAGCAGTGAGACAAGGAGCTTTACATGAAACATTTAACATGGCTATGTTATGGAAACTTCCTATAGTTTTTATATGTGAAAATAATAAGTATGCAATGGGTACTTCTGTTAAAAGAAGTTCTAATATGGATAATATATACAAAATAGGATTATCATATGGTATACCATCTTATCAAATAGATGGAATGAATCCAGAAGAAATTGCAAAAAGTTCATTTTTTGCTATTGAAAGAGCTAGAAATGGAGAAGGAGCTACGTTCTTAGAAATAAGAACTTATCGTTATAGAGGACATTCTATGTCAGATTCCGAGTCATATCGTAGTAAAGATGAAGTACTTTTTTATAAAAAAAAAGATCCTATTTTAAGGATAAAAAAAATTATTATAAATAATAATTGGAAAACCGATGAAGACATAAAATTTTTAGAAAATAAAATAAAAATAGAAATAGATTCTTGTGTTGAATTTGCAGAAAAATCTTCATCTCCTTCTGTGAAGGATATGTACGATTTTGTTTATGACGAAAAAAAATATCCTTTTTTAAATTGA
- a CDS encoding dihydrolipoamide acetyltransferase family protein, whose protein sequence is MAEIISMPQLSDTMEEGTIIKWNKKVGEKISEGEILAEIETDKAIQDFEIDVSGTLLFIGVKEGERTKVNDIIAIIGEKGENIDEIIKYKKNRIIKEINNKRIFISPIAKKLVKKQNISLKKIDGSGDNGRIIKRDIELKNKNDSNKLKNKVYHSLMRKKIAERLSYSKFSSPHYYLFMDIHVDKLIELRKNFNDKLYHEERISFNDIIIKASAKSLKKNLKMNVSWNKDYILLHDNINIGFAVAIEDGLMVPVIKNADEKSILQISKEVKEKILLSKSKKISLEELESSTFTISNLGMYGVDSFTSIINSPNSSILSIGSITERPIIKNSKIEIGNIMKITLSCDHRLIDGSIGSDYIRSIKKLLEDPITILL, encoded by the coding sequence ATGGCAGAAATAATATCTATGCCCCAATTAAGTGATACTATGGAAGAGGGTACAATAATAAAATGGAATAAAAAAGTAGGAGAAAAGATTTCAGAAGGAGAAATTTTAGCAGAAATAGAAACTGATAAAGCTATACAAGATTTTGAAATAGATGTTAGTGGTACTTTATTATTTATAGGAGTAAAAGAAGGTGAAAGAACTAAAGTAAATGATATAATAGCGATTATAGGAGAAAAAGGGGAAAATATAGATGAAATTATTAAATATAAAAAAAATAGAATAATCAAAGAAATCAATAATAAAAGAATATTTATTTCTCCCATAGCAAAAAAATTAGTCAAAAAACAAAATATTTCATTAAAAAAAATAGATGGTAGTGGAGATAATGGAAGAATTATTAAAAGAGATATTGAATTAAAAAATAAAAATGATTCTAATAAATTAAAAAATAAAGTATATCATTCTTTAATGAGAAAAAAAATAGCGGAACGATTATCTTATTCTAAATTTTCATCGCCTCATTATTATTTATTTATGGACATTCATGTGGATAAATTAATTGAATTAAGAAAAAACTTTAATGATAAACTTTATCATGAAGAAAGAATATCGTTTAATGATATTATAATTAAAGCTTCTGCTAAATCTTTAAAAAAAAATTTAAAAATGAATGTTTCTTGGAATAAAGATTATATTTTATTACATGATAATATAAATATTGGTTTCGCTGTAGCTATTGAAGATGGATTAATGGTGCCAGTTATTAAAAATGCTGATGAAAAATCTATATTACAAATTTCAAAAGAAGTAAAAGAAAAGATTTTACTTTCAAAATCTAAAAAAATTTCATTAGAAGAATTAGAAAGTAGTACTTTTACTATATCTAATTTAGGAATGTATGGAGTAGATTCTTTTACATCTATTATTAATAGTCCTAATTCATCTATTTTATCCATAGGATCTATAACTGAACGTCCTATTATAAAAAATTCAAAAATAGAAATAGGAAATATCATGAAAATTACATTATCATGTGATCATAGATTAATAGATGGGTCTATAGGAAGTGATTATATTCGATCTATAAAAAAATTATTAGAAGATCCTATAACAATATTATTGTAA
- a CDS encoding DUF475 domain-containing protein: MEFIKDIINNPLLSISTIGNLIIIESILSIDNAIILSSMILNLKNEKDRKNAIKYGILGAYFFRILCLIFISFLIKIQWIKLIGGIYLIIIGINHFFINKNKKKIKNNHINKHSNFWKTIIIIEIIDLSFSIDNIFASIALSKNIFLILLGSFIGIISIRLSTKFFIKLIKKYHSLNHSIFIIIILLGIKLFLSFFYEKNFIKKLLSNHYYEYVFTLMILIIFIIPFFFKKSKLQ; encoded by the coding sequence GTGGAATTTATAAAAGATATAATCAATAATCCTTTATTATCAATATCTACTATAGGTAATTTAATTATAATAGAAAGTATTTTATCTATAGACAATGCAATAATACTATCTTCTATGATATTAAATTTAAAAAATGAGAAAGATAGAAAAAATGCTATTAAATATGGTATTTTAGGAGCTTATTTTTTTAGGATATTATGTTTGATATTTATATCTTTTTTAATTAAAATACAATGGATCAAATTGATAGGTGGGATTTATCTAATTATTATTGGAATCAATCATTTTTTTATAAATAAAAATAAGAAAAAGATAAAAAATAATCATATAAATAAACATTCAAATTTTTGGAAAACTATCATAATAATAGAAATAATTGATTTATCTTTTTCTATCGATAATATATTTGCATCTATTGCTTTATCAAAAAATATATTTTTAATATTGTTAGGGTCATTTATAGGAATTATTTCTATAAGATTATCAACAAAATTTTTTATAAAATTAATAAAAAAATATCATAGTTTAAACCATTCCATATTTATTATTATAATATTACTTGGAATTAAATTGTTTTTATCATTTTTTTATGAAAAAAATTTTATAAAAAAATTATTATCAAACCATTATTATGAATATGTATTTACTTTAATGATTTTAATTATATTTATAATTCCATTTTTTTTTAAAAAAAGTAAATTACAATAA
- a CDS encoding ABC transporter ATP-binding protein codes for MNNNALDKILSYSKYYKYHYIINIMCNLLHSIFSVISIVLISPVLSILLEIPNENHKKIIINSSNGLFDLFKGYFQYYIEFYSYKYGKINTLTIFCFFIIFIFLIKNIFKYLAEYILIGIRTSIIRNIRNDFHKKILYTPTIYLSNKSNGDLMSRLSNDINDIENSIIHSFTNLISSPIIIIFHLFTLFLISYQLTIFVFLLIPIMTVFVYIIGNSLKKDAKNAQNQLGKLLTIIEESLNNFKIISIFHAENQIQKHFEKISKYQKKLSSRVNRKKELISPIIEFMGSSIMILIIWYGSKIFLEKKEIEPKILFPFIGLFYQIINPAKSLVNSISNIQKGKASAKRIADILNINSDKINKNIQLKSIKSFNNEILFHNVTFIHNKRILLRNFSFSLKKGKTIVLVGKSGSGKSIIASLLAKFYDVTYGKITIDGNNIDLLKKTEYRKLLGIVTQNPIIFNDSVINNISLGINKEISLNKIINAAKIANAHFFIKNLSNGYNTIIGKNGDKLSIGQKQRINIVRTILKNPPILILDEAIYSLDSESDLIIKNVLNMIIKNKTSLLITNKLSKIFKQNADHIITLKNGKIVNIL; via the coding sequence ATGAATAATAATGCACTTGATAAAATATTAAGTTATTCAAAATATTATAAATATCATTACATTATAAATATAATGTGCAATTTATTACATTCTATATTTTCAGTTATTTCTATTGTATTAATATCACCTGTATTAAGTATTTTACTTGAAATTCCTAACGAAAATCATAAAAAAATAATTATAAACTCTTCTAATGGACTATTTGATTTATTTAAAGGATATTTTCAATATTATATTGAGTTTTATTCTTATAAATATGGTAAGATTAATACATTAACTATATTTTGTTTTTTTATTATTTTTATTTTTTTAATAAAAAATATATTCAAATATTTAGCTGAGTATATTCTTATAGGAATAAGGACATCTATTATAAGAAATATTAGAAATGATTTTCATAAAAAAATATTATATACTCCAACAATTTATTTATCAAATAAAAGTAATGGAGATCTAATGTCTAGATTATCAAATGATATAAATGATATTGAAAATTCAATAATTCATTCATTCACTAATTTAATTAGTTCTCCTATCATCATAATTTTTCATTTATTTACTTTATTTTTAATAAGTTATCAATTAACTATATTCGTTTTTTTACTTATTCCTATAATGACAGTATTCGTTTATATTATAGGAAATAGTTTAAAAAAAGATGCAAAAAATGCTCAAAACCAATTGGGAAAATTATTAACTATTATAGAAGAAAGTTTAAATAATTTTAAGATTATAAGTATTTTTCATGCAGAAAACCAAATACAAAAACATTTTGAAAAAATTTCAAAATATCAAAAAAAATTATCTTCTCGTGTAAATCGAAAAAAAGAGTTGATTTCTCCTATTATAGAATTTATGGGGTCATCTATTATGATTTTAATTATTTGGTATGGAAGTAAAATTTTTTTGGAAAAAAAAGAAATAGAACCTAAAATTTTATTTCCTTTTATAGGATTATTTTATCAAATTATTAATCCAGCTAAAAGTTTAGTAAATTCAATATCTAATATTCAAAAAGGAAAAGCGTCTGCAAAAAGAATTGCAGATATACTTAATATCAATTCTGATAAAATAAATAAAAATATTCAATTAAAATCAATTAAATCATTTAATAACGAAATATTATTTCATAATGTAACTTTTATTCACAATAAAAGAATTTTACTTAGAAATTTTTCTTTTTCTTTAAAAAAAGGAAAAACTATAGTTTTAGTGGGTAAATCTGGATCTGGAAAATCAATTATTGCTAGTTTATTAGCAAAATTTTATGATGTAACATATGGAAAAATTACTATTGATGGAAATAATATTGATTTATTAAAAAAAACGGAATATAGAAAACTATTGGGGATAGTCACTCAGAATCCAATAATTTTTAATGATTCCGTTATTAATAATATATCATTAGGCATCAATAAAGAAATATCATTAAATAAAATAATAAATGCAGCAAAAATTGCTAATGCACATTTTTTTATAAAAAATCTTTCAAATGGATATAATACCATAATTGGAAAAAATGGTGATAAACTATCAATAGGACAAAAACAAAGAATCAATATTGTAAGGACTATATTAAAAAATCCTCCTATCCTAATACTAGATGAAGCAATTTATTCTTTAGATTCAGAATCAGATTTAATAATAAAAAATGTATTAAATATGATAATAAAAAATAAAACATCATTATTAATTACTAATAAATTATCAAAAATTTTTAAACAAAATGCAGATCATATTATTACATTAAAAAATGGTAAAATAGTAAATATTTTATAG
- a CDS encoding Sec-independent protein translocase subunit TatA/TatB, whose product MKNILFISIEESFFIIFIAILIFGPKNIPGIARGLGDGIRFLKKAKKKIRDEIEW is encoded by the coding sequence ATGAAAAATATTTTATTTATTAGCATTGAAGAAAGTTTTTTTATTATATTCATAGCTATATTAATTTTTGGACCAAAAAATATCCCTGGAATAGCTAGAGGATTAGGAGATGGAATAAGATTTTTAAAAAAAGCTAAAAAAAAAATTAGGGATGAAATTGAGTGGTAA
- a CDS encoding peptidylprolyl isomerase, whose protein sequence is MNFLNKIRKNTWIILSLISFSLLFFIIDPNFIQKIFISHYNSVGSINGDNISKKEYENCLEFLRKFMGKKSEFNLKNDAWRLLINEKLLSQQGYKLGIKNTGKDFWEFIETNSIYNKINDFKTIDGKMNIKKFKLYVQNLYKLPYGIFPQVKSEKKIWEYQKNSIKDKIVAKKYAEMLMYGLNVTDQEVKLNFKNKNNFSIIDYILIPYPEIEKKYNIHISKNDLYNYVDKHQSLYKKNNLRNISIIIFRSIPSLEDENNMRKIVNNFSYKLKHNYNHFDLISKNSEIPFDYNFYTKDFIPPIFKFLLKKKNKIGNVIGPIKDRNNYIIIKLTGEKKIFDSVLVSHILISHKNSIYSLNKRNKKEAINIIKNIFLKLKKNPNTFNLLLKKSDDFINLGKSNGQLGWIKYDNQNITKKNFNIFSIKNKIGSIGLIETNFGYHIIRIDDQKNIKNAYQFGVLIKTLNPSKKTIDKVYKNVNLFLSKNKNYNLNQIINNARKEKIESLFLEEIKENQWNINGLNTELDKDIINWSFQKDRKKGDTKIFFDSNNNYFITYLYAINKGKASMKEINQLVPNLINKKIYKKLYKEYYNKNLEQISHDFSKKIHKSYEINFHNSTINFVKEPKVSGAAFSLEKNITSNPILGTNGVFFIRSKKCFSKNKKLDDYLYNMEYLNNNLRKNLLEKLSDILLEKSKIKFYLK, encoded by the coding sequence ATGAATTTTTTAAATAAAATAAGAAAAAATACGTGGATAATATTATCATTAATTAGTTTTTCTTTATTATTTTTCATTATAGATCCTAATTTTATTCAAAAAATTTTTATAAGTCATTATAATTCTGTTGGAAGTATAAATGGGGATAATATTTCTAAAAAAGAATATGAAAATTGTTTAGAATTTTTAAGAAAATTTATGGGTAAAAAATCTGAATTTAATTTAAAAAATGACGCATGGAGACTATTAATCAATGAGAAATTATTAAGTCAACAAGGATATAAATTAGGAATAAAAAATACGGGGAAAGATTTTTGGGAATTTATAGAAACTAATTCTATATATAATAAAATTAATGATTTTAAAACAATTGATGGTAAAATGAATATCAAAAAATTTAAATTATATGTACAAAATTTATATAAATTACCATACGGAATATTTCCTCAAGTAAAATCTGAAAAAAAAATTTGGGAGTATCAAAAAAATAGTATAAAGGATAAAATAGTTGCAAAAAAATATGCAGAAATGTTAATGTATGGATTAAACGTTACAGATCAAGAAGTAAAATTAAATTTTAAAAATAAAAATAATTTTTCAATCATAGATTATATATTGATTCCATATCCAGAAATAGAGAAAAAATATAATATTCATATATCAAAAAATGATTTATATAATTATGTTGATAAACATCAATCTTTATATAAAAAAAATAATTTAAGAAACATAAGTATCATTATATTTCGTTCTATTCCTTCATTAGAAGATGAGAATAATATGAGGAAAATTGTAAATAATTTTTCATATAAATTAAAACATAATTATAATCATTTTGATTTAATATCTAAAAATTCTGAGATACCATTTGATTATAATTTTTATACAAAAGATTTTATACCTCCTATTTTTAAGTTCTTATTAAAGAAAAAAAATAAAATAGGAAATGTAATTGGTCCTATAAAAGATAGAAATAACTATATTATAATTAAATTAACTGGGGAAAAAAAAATATTTGATTCAGTATTAGTTAGTCATATTTTAATATCGCATAAAAACTCTATTTATTCACTAAATAAAAGAAATAAAAAAGAAGCAATAAACATTATAAAAAATATATTTTTAAAATTAAAAAAAAATCCTAATACTTTTAATTTACTTTTAAAAAAATCAGATGATTTTATAAATTTAGGAAAAAGTAATGGTCAATTAGGATGGATAAAATATGATAATCAAAATATAACAAAAAAAAATTTTAATATTTTTTCTATAAAAAATAAAATAGGATCTATAGGTCTTATTGAAACTAATTTTGGTTATCATATTATTAGAATAGATGATCAAAAAAATATAAAAAATGCATATCAATTTGGTGTTTTAATAAAAACATTAAATCCATCAAAAAAAACTATAGATAAAGTTTATAAAAATGTAAATCTATTTTTATCAAAAAATAAAAATTATAATTTAAATCAGATAATTAATAATGCAAGAAAAGAAAAAATTGAATCTTTATTTTTAGAAGAAATTAAAGAAAATCAATGGAATATTAATGGATTAAATACTGAATTAGATAAAGATATAATTAATTGGTCTTTTCAAAAAGATAGAAAAAAGGGAGATACAAAAATATTTTTTGATTCAAATAATAATTATTTTATAACATATTTATATGCGATTAATAAAGGAAAAGCCTCCATGAAAGAAATAAATCAACTAGTTCCTAATCTTATAAATAAAAAAATTTATAAAAAATTATATAAAGAATATTATAATAAAAATTTAGAACAAATTTCCCATGATTTTTCGAAAAAAATACATAAATCATATGAAATAAATTTTCACAATTCTACAATAAATTTTGTAAAAGAGCCAAAAGTATCAGGTGCTGCATTTTCATTAGAAAAAAATATAACGTCTAATCCTATTTTAGGAACAAATGGAGTCTTTTTTATAAGATCTAAAAAATGTTTTTCTAAAAATAAAAAATTAGATGATTATTTATATAATATGGAATATTTAAATAATAATTTGAGAAAAAATTTATTGGAAAAATTAAGTGATATATTATTAGAAAAATCTAAAATAAAATTTTACTTAAAATAA